In Vibrio stylophorae, the genomic stretch GCAGTCAAAGAGCACCGCTTGGCGACGGGCGATGCCTATACCTACAACTGGTCACTGAAAATTCCGCCGGAGCTACAACTGCCCTTTATGCCAACCCATGAAAATATGGCAGAACTGGCGCTCTATCCAAACCGTCCACCAGAGCAGCTAGCCGCCGCGCTGCGCTGCGCTTTCTCTGGCATTGTTGCTGGTAACGTAAAAGAGGAAGGGATTCGCGAGATTAAGCGCAAAGGCCCATTTAAGATCCATGGTGACCCAGAGATCATGCACAAAATGGACAAGCTGCTGCGTGACTTTGTCGAGCAGCAACGGATGAAACTGCCGGGCAGTGATTATATTCCCTGCTACGAGATCGTAAAAAACAGCTAATCCAAGGTAAAAACCGCAATTGCGGGTGACAGTCGGTCATCGCGCATTACAATAGGGCAAGCAATTGCCCTATTTTTATTTTTACTCATTTGAGGACGCCATGGCTGCCATTCACCTTGTCATTATTGATGCACTTAATCTCATCCGTCGTATTCATGCGGTGCACCAAAGTGATGATATTGAGCAAACCATGCGTGTCTGTCAGCAAGCACTGCATAAAATCATTGCGCAAAGTGAGCCCAGCCATATCATCGCAGTGTTTGATCAGCTCAATCCCAGCGATCGCGGCTGGCGCGCCGAGGTGTTACCTGACTATAAAGCGGGACGTAAACCCATGCCAGAAGCGCTGCTCGAAGGGATGGATCGTATTCAGGATGCACTTTGGCAATGCGGCGTCGACTCTTTACTCTCGGATGGCGATGAAGCCGACGATCTCATCGCGACGTTGGCTTGCAAGTTAGCTTCACGCGGCGAGCAAGTGACTATCATCTCCACCGACAAAGGCTATTGTCAGTTGCTGCAACCCACCTTGCGTATTCGTGATTATTTTCAGCAGCGCTGGCTCGATATTCCCTTTATCGAAAAAGAGTATGGCGTCAAAGCCACACAACTGACCGACTATTGGGGCTTGGCTGGTATTAGTTCCAGTCAAATTCCGGGCATTCCCGGCATCGGACCAAAAGCGGCGCAAACCCTGCTAGCGCAGTATGGCGATTTAGAAACGATTCTTAACGCCACGGATCTCCCCGCGCGTTATCAAAATAAAGTCAGTGAATTTGCCGAGCAGGCGCGCCGCTGCCAGCAAGTCTCACGACTTAAAACAGATATTCCCTTGGGCTTTAATTTACGCGATATTCGTTACCAAGCAGCGCCGGAATAAGATCCTGTTTCGTAACCTTCGCCCCAAAATCAAAAAAACAAGTCAGCAAATCAAGGATGATGGCCATGCCAACGCAGCAACAATTTATTGAGCAAGATTTTTCAGAGCAAGATTTCAGTAGCCAGCGTTTTGAGCAATGCACCTTTATTCGCTGCCGCTTTCGCCACTGCGATTTCAGTGAAAGCCAGTTTATTGATTGCCAATTTATCGATCGCCAAGAGCCGCAGGGCTGTGATTTTAGCTATAGCAAATTGCAGGATGCTTCCTTTATTCACTGCCAATTGGGGCTGTGCGACTTTACTGGCGCTAACTGCTTTGCCATTGAGCTTCGCCAGTGCGATCTCAAAGGCGCTAATTTTTCCCGTGCCAGCTTTGCCAATCAAATCAACAATCGCAGCTATTTTTGCAGCGCCTATATCACAGGCTGCAATTTGGCCTACGCCAACCTTGAAAAGCAGGTGATTGAAAACTGTGAACTATTTGAAAACCGCTGGCTCGGCGCCAATTTGCAAAGTGCCTCGCTGCGCGGCTCCGATCTGAGCCGCGGCGAGTTTTCTTCCGATGTCTGGGGACAATTTCAAATGCAAGGTTGCGATCTTAGTCATGTGGAACTCACTGGCCTCAATCCCAAGCGCATCGATCTCACTGGCGTGAAAATCAATGTTTGGCAACAAGAGCAGCTGCTTAGCGCCATGGGTATTGAAGTAGTGATGGATTAACCTTCTGACATAAAGGCCGAATGATAGCTCACCTCACCGGAGGGCATCGCATCAGCATATGCTGCTGAGTCCGAAGCGGTGCTTGAGCTTGAACTCAAAACTAGGCTTAAAAAATATTCCGCAGGCACGCCAGGTAACACCAAACTGTCCTGCGCCTGAAAACCAAAGCGCTGATAATATGCAGGCTCGCCAAGTAGTACGATACCTTTAGCGCCCAGAGCTTTCATCGCCTTGATTCCCGCTTCAATCAATTGGCGACCAATACCTTGACCTTGACGAGCTGGCTGCACCGAAACGGGACCTAAACCATACCAACCATTCAACTGGCCTTGAATGCGCACCGGCGAGAAAGCGACATGTGCCAAAATGCCCGTTTCATCTTCAGCAATCAATGAGAGCGTCAATGCGTCTTGATTGCGCAGCTGCTCAACAATCAAATGCTCTGTGGGGAGCGCCCCTGGCACATGATGGGGATGATTTTCAAAAGCGGCATAGGTGAGCGCTGAAATCGCACCAATATCGCCCTTCTTTTCTTTTCGTATCTGCATTCTTTAATCCACTCGCTTTAAAATAAACATGTGATAGCCATACTGACCTAAAAACTGACGATGAATTTCAAGCTCTGTATTGAGATCGCGCCAAGCATTGGAGCTAATCGAGGCTTGGCAGATCTCAGACAGCCTCTCATTTAGCGGCATCAGATAGTTTTGCCATGCCTTCTCCGTTAAGGTGAAATGATCCACCACCGCATAGCCAGCGGCTTGCATCTGTTGAAGACGCTGCGCAACTGTACTCATGTCAGGGTAATTTAGCTGCCAAAACTCACTCGCCTTTGGATCTCTTTGCTCCAATAGCCAAACTAAATCGCTGAGCACCAAATACCCCTGCGGTCGCAGTAAGGCTCGCCACTGAGACAGGGCTTGTGTCACCCCCATGATATAAGCGCTTCCTTCAGCCCACAGCAGATCAAATTGCTGCGCCTCAAAAGGCATTTGAGTCATGCTCGCACAATGTGTGGTGATTTGTTCACTAAACCCTAGCTCAATAGCGCGCTGCTGCACGCAGCTTAAACTGTATTCATCGTTATCTAGGGCGGTAATTTGAAACTGTGAAGCTTTGGCTAACGGCAAAGTGCTGGCACCTTTGCCACAGCCAATCTCTAGCATCTTGCCCGCGTCAATGGGTAAGGCATGAAGCGCTCTTAATACGTCGTCTTCTGAGCTCGGGCCAAGATGCACCAAGCCTTCAAATAACCGCTCAAAGTCCGCCATATATTGGTCATGTTCATTCATATCTTTAGATAACCACTTCAGCCGCAGGGCATGTTTTTCATCGAAACCTTGTTTAAGTAACCAGTCAAAATGCGCCTGTGGCGCACTCAGTTCCAAAGATTGATGCCAATCTCGCATGGCGTGCTCACCAAGCATGGCAGCTAATAGATCTCTGGCTTTTTTCTTGTGTTCAATCTCAGTATCCAAAGTATGCAATCGCTGCTGTAACGTGTCTCTGTCCATCTTGGCTTCAAGACAAGCCAAACACTCCTTTAAGCTCAAGCCACCGGCTTGCAGTTTTTGCAGTAATTTAAGACGCTGAAGATCGCGCTCGCTATAACAGCGATATCCATTGCTTTGTCTTGTACCCGCTATCAAGCCTAGTTTTTCGTAATAGAGTAAAGTGGCGCGGCTTAAACCCACACACTTTGCCAGCTCAGAGATTTGATACACAGTGCCCCCCTTTATCGATGAATGCAGGATAAACTGTAAAGTTATAGTCAGGTCAATACAAAAGTACGTCATAGATAAAATGTATATAAAAAAAGAAGAGCACCAAGGCTCTTCTTTTTTTATATACGGCAAAGCTGATCAATTAGTTGGTGCGACGCACATGCACGGTGATCTCTTCACGATCGTGATAAAGATGCTTGGCTTGTAGGGTAAATTTCACGCCATTGTCGATGAGGAAGGTTTTCAAGTGCTCAATATCTTGGCGCACCTCTTCGTAGCGGCGATTCATCGGCAATTTAAGGTTAAACATCGCCTCTTTGGCCCAGCGGTCAATTAACCACTCGCCCATCAGCTGTGCCACGCGCGCTGGTTTTTCAACCATATCACACACCAGCCAAGTGACGTTCTTGCGCTGCGGCTCAAATTTAAAACCATCCACTTGGTGATGTTTGACCTGACCGGTTTCCATCAAACTATCGGCCATCATGCCGTTATCGATGGCATGCACAAACATCGAACGGCGCACCAATTGATAGGTCCAGCCGCCCGGGCAAGCGCCCAAATCGACGGCCCACATCCCGGGTGCTAAACGCTCTTCCCACTCGTTTTTGGGAATAAAGACATGGAAGGCTTCTTCCAATTTCAGAGTCGAGCGACTCGGTGCATCGGCTGGGAATTTTAAACGCGGAATCCCCATGGCAAATTGTGAGTTATTGCCATTCCAAGAGTAACCAATAAAAGCGCTGGTTGAGGTCAGGAAAAACACATGAGCCACCGGCTTTTTGCTATGCGGCTTATCGGTGAGCTTGCCTGCTTTACGCAGCGCTTGGCGAAGCGGCACGGTAAATTTTCGGCAGAATTTAGACAGCTCTTTGCCTAGGTTGGTATCTGGCATCTCGACGCGTAGCTCGCCACACAAAGGTAAGCTATTTCCTGCGCTGAGCAATGGTCCGATACGATCATCTGCATCCATATCAGCCACCAGCGCTGACACTGCGATCATTTGGCGAGCAAAAATCAAAGAGGAGAACTCAAGTTTGCGCACCAAGGTGTCGCCATCATTCTCTTGATAGCCTTCAAACAGCACATAACCACTGTTTTTTTCAAGACGGGCGAAACCGTACACATCAAGGGCGGTCGCTTTGTCTTGAATTTCCGCCGCACACTCTTTTTCAAAACCAGGACGGCAGTACAACAATAGATACTTCACTTGTTTCTCTCTTGATTGATCAATTGGAATTTATCGATATCGCCATGCGGCGATCATTAAGCAGCTCCAGCCGAGCAAAAATGTCACACCACCGATAGGTGTGATCATGCCAAGCTTTGGCATACCCAGTAATGTTAGGGCATAGAGGCTGCCGCTAAACAGCACAGTGCCCAGCAGTAAGCATAATACGCCAGCACGTAACCAGCGTGAGCCGCTGTGCTGAAGCCATAACGCGCAGCCCATCAGTGCTAATGCATGCCACATTTGATATTGCACGCCAGTTTTAAATACTGCTAGATAGGAAGCACTCAGCTGATGCGCCAGCCCATGCGCTGCAAAGGCGCCCAACGCTACACTGCTGCCTGCTAAGAAGCAAGCTGCAATCATCGCCAATCTGGCCCAGCCTTTGGGGTGAATCCACTGCATTGCGTTCTCCTTTTATTTTTGACGACTCAGGCCACGTCAATGACATGATTCAAGGATATGACTTAGTGATAAAACCTGCGCCAACTTGCACGGCTTCATCGATATTTTGCGCATGGCTGCGACCCGATGATTTTCTCGGTTTGAAGCTATGGTCGCCATCCCCAATCCAGTGCAGTTGCACCGCTGGTGATAATGGATAGTCAGCGCAGTCACTGCGGTTGCCAAAACTATCGCGCTCGCCCTGTAATATCAATGTCGAACACTTGGCCAATGCTAAATGCTCGCCTTTAAAGCGATCAGGCTTACCCACTGGATGGAAAGGAAATCCCAAACAGACTACGCCTTGAATTTTCGCTTTGAGCTCAGCAGATAACGCATTTTCAGCATCACTCATCAGTAAGCTGGCCATGCGCCCACCCATGGATTTTCCACCAATATAGAGGGGTAAAGACCAACGATTGGCACAATAGGCCACCACCTTGGCAAAGTGGGCGAGAAGAACAGGCGCGCGATTGGGCGGTCTTTTTTTACCCAAGATTTGCTGCTCAGCCATATAGGGGAAATTGAAACGCACCACAGTTACCCCTAGCTCAGCTAATCCTTGCGCCACTGATTGCATAAATTCATGATCCATACCGGCGCCAGCGCCATGGGCAAAAATAAATAATCCATTGGCCTTACCCTGCGCTTCATCAATGCGCAGTTCAGCTTGTAAATCAATGCACTCACTCATGACTATTCCCATTACCATGGCGACTCAAACAGCCGCAATATCCTATTAATATTGCAGCGCTTGCTCTTGTTCCGCTTCGGCGCGGGCCAAAATCCAATCACGAAACGCCTGTACACGTCCGGTGTCGGTATGTTTGTCATGACTGACCACATAAAAGGCATTTTTACTGACCAGCACTTCATCAAAAGGACACACTAAGCGCCCAGCTTCCAAGTCTGGTTGTGCTAGCACGCTATTGGCTAGCGCCACACCTTGGCCATGAATGGCTGCTTGCAGCACCATACTGGAGTGACTAAAAATCGGGCCATGATTGACATTAAGATTAAGCAAATCGTTGTTTTTGGCATAGGCCTTCCACTCTTTGCGCGAGGTGTCATGCAGCAATGTGTGCTGCGCTAAATCAGCAAGCTGGCGCATGGGTTTGGGGCCGGTCAGTAGTTTCGGCGAGCACACGGGGATCAAGGTTTCTTGATAGAGTTTATCCACGCGCAAGCCCGGCCAATTACCGCGGCCATAATAGATGGCGACGTCGACATCATCGGTAAGTGAGCCATCATCGAGATCCACAGCTTTAATACGCACGTCGATATCTGGCTCTTGCTCATTGAAATCACTTAAACGCGGCACCAACCATTGAATAGCAAAGCTTGGCGTTAAGCTGACGGTGAGTGTCCCTTTGGCGCTGCGCGCAAGTACCTTATCGGTGGCATCTGAAATCGCGGCAAAGATATCTTTAATATCGAGAAAATAGCTTTGCCCTTCCTCGGTTAAAAATAGCGAGCGATTGCGACGACGAAATAGCTTTAGTGCCAAAAACTCTTCTAATGCTTTAATTTGGTGACTGACCGCGGCTTGAGTCACAAATAACTCCTCCGCAGCACGGGTAAAACTCAAGTGTCTGGCTGCGGCCTCAAAAACCTTCAGCGAGTTGAGTGGGGGCAGTCTTCTAGCCATGTGGTGTTGCGCTCTTTATCATTAGTTTTTCTTATGCAGCACATTATAATTTGTCCATTGAGCCAGTACCAGATAAACCCTATATTATTCTGGCACTCGGGTAGACAGCGCGTCGGATGACTCGCTTCTCTTGTGCATGTTGTGTTTGCATATTGTCCCGGATTGGGACCGATGACTTTTGTCATCAATTCTTCCTGAATCTTGACCTAATTTGTCAAAATTTGTTGTGGCACTGCGAATTTCGCAGTGCTTTTTTCTTTTTAGGCCCACCGCAATGGTTCAGCCTAAGGTCAGATTACCTTTTACCTTGCCATTTTGTGGCGAAAACGCCAAGATCAGCAGCATATTTAAACCATCATCCATCAGAACGTTGCGGTTATGACCTCTTTTGATATCGACGCCATTCGTCGTCAATTTCCTGCGCTTTGCTCAAACACCGCGCCCGTTTATCTCGATAGTGCGGCGACCACGCAAAAACCCAGTGCAGTCATTGGGGCGCTTACCGCGCACTATCAAGGGCAAACGGCCAATGTTCATCGCGGTCTTCATCAAAGTAGTTTGCAAGCCAGCAACCGCTTTGAAAGTGCCCGCCATACCTTAGCGCAATTTATTCATGCAAGTTGCGATCAAGAGATCATCTGGACCCGAGGCGCTACTGAAGCGCTCAATCTAGTGGCACAAAGCTATGGTCGACATGTACTGCAAACCCATGATGTGATTTTGGTCAGTGAAATGGAGCACCACGCCAATATCGTGCCTTGGCAATTGGTGGCCCAGCAAACCGGTGCCCGTGTTGAAAAAATCCCGATGCTGCAAGATGGCCGTTTAGACCTCACAGCTTATCAGCAATTGCTCACGCAGCATTCAGTGAAGATCGTTGCCGTCACGCAAATGAGCAATGTCACTGGTTGTATTAACCCCATTGAGAAAATAGCGGCGCTTGCTCATCAAGCGGGCGCTGTGATTGTGGTGGATGGCGCGCAAGCCGTGGCACACCTTGCGATTGATGTACAAGCACTGGATGCCGATTTTTATGTGTTCTCAGGTCATAAAATCTATGGTCCAGAAGGGATTGGCATTCTCTATGGCAAGTTACCGCTCCTTGAGCAGATGCCACCTTGGCATGGCGGCGGTAAAATGGTCACCCGTGTCTCTTTTGAGGGCACCCAATTTACTGGCGTACCCGCCAAATTTGAGGCTGGCACACCTAATATCGGCGCCGCCATTGCGCTCGCGGCTGCGGTAGATTGGCTAGAGGATTTGGATCGCACACAAGCAGAGGCGCATATTCACAATTTAGTGGAACGCACCAAACAAGCGATTGAGCAGAATCCTGCGCTTAGCGACTTACGCATTGTTGCGCCGCAGCCACACAGTCCACTCCTTTCCATCACCATGGATGGCGTACATCATAGCGATCTTGCCACCTTGCTTGATCAGCAACAGATTGCGGTGCGCTCTGGCCATCACTGCGCTCACCCACTGATGGATGCGCTGAATTTATCCGGCACAGTGCGCATCTCTTTTGCGCTCTACAATAACCAGCACGATGTGGACCGCTTACTTACAGCGCTGGCCAAAGCCTGTGATATGCTCTAATGCATCACCAATCCAAAACGAATCCATAGAAGTACCAAGATGTTTGATGCCTACCACCAACTGACCACTGAATATGACAGCGATGCAGTAATTACGCTTTTTACCCCGCTCAAACAGTGGGAGGACAAATATCGCCAAGTAATTCAGTTGGGGAAAAAATTGCCAGTACTGGATGCCTCGCTAAAATCGCAAGCTTTAAGTCTGGCTGGTTGTGAAAGCCAAGTCTGGTGTTTGCATGAAATCAAAGAGGGTCAGCTATTATTTGCGCTGGATAGTGATGCACGCATTGTACGTGGCTTGATTGTGTTGATCCTTGCTGCGGTGAACGGCAAACCCCCCGCAGAAATTGCAGCGCTGGATCT encodes the following:
- the xni gene encoding flap endonuclease Xni, which codes for MAAIHLVIIDALNLIRRIHAVHQSDDIEQTMRVCQQALHKIIAQSEPSHIIAVFDQLNPSDRGWRAEVLPDYKAGRKPMPEALLEGMDRIQDALWQCGVDSLLSDGDEADDLIATLACKLASRGEQVTIISTDKGYCQLLQPTLRIRDYFQQRWLDIPFIEKEYGVKATQLTDYWGLAGISSSQIPGIPGIGPKAAQTLLAQYGDLETILNATDLPARYQNKVSEFAEQARRCQQVSRLKTDIPLGFNLRDIRYQAAPE
- a CDS encoding Qnr family pentapeptide repeat protein gives rise to the protein MPTQQQFIEQDFSEQDFSSQRFEQCTFIRCRFRHCDFSESQFIDCQFIDRQEPQGCDFSYSKLQDASFIHCQLGLCDFTGANCFAIELRQCDLKGANFSRASFANQINNRSYFCSAYITGCNLAYANLEKQVIENCELFENRWLGANLQSASLRGSDLSRGEFSSDVWGQFQMQGCDLSHVELTGLNPKRIDLTGVKINVWQQEQLLSAMGIEVVMD
- a CDS encoding GNAT family N-acetyltransferase — translated: MQIRKEKKGDIGAISALTYAAFENHPHHVPGALPTEHLIVEQLRNQDALTLSLIAEDETGILAHVAFSPVRIQGQLNGWYGLGPVSVQPARQGQGIGRQLIEAGIKAMKALGAKGIVLLGEPAYYQRFGFQAQDSLVLPGVPAEYFLSLVLSSSSSTASDSAAYADAMPSGEVSYHSAFMSEG
- a CDS encoding MerR family transcriptional regulator; translated protein: MYQISELAKCVGLSRATLLYYEKLGLIAGTRQSNGYRCYSERDLQRLKLLQKLQAGGLSLKECLACLEAKMDRDTLQQRLHTLDTEIEHKKKARDLLAAMLGEHAMRDWHQSLELSAPQAHFDWLLKQGFDEKHALRLKWLSKDMNEHDQYMADFERLFEGLVHLGPSSEDDVLRALHALPIDAGKMLEIGCGKGASTLPLAKASQFQITALDNDEYSLSCVQQRAIELGFSEQITTHCASMTQMPFEAQQFDLLWAEGSAYIMGVTQALSQWRALLRPQGYLVLSDLVWLLEQRDPKASEFWQLNYPDMSTVAQRLQQMQAAGYAVVDHFTLTEKAWQNYLMPLNERLSEICQASISSNAWRDLNTELEIHRQFLGQYGYHMFILKRVD
- the rlmM gene encoding 23S rRNA (cytidine(2498)-2'-O)-methyltransferase RlmM, translated to MKYLLLYCRPGFEKECAAEIQDKATALDVYGFARLEKNSGYVLFEGYQENDGDTLVRKLEFSSLIFARQMIAVSALVADMDADDRIGPLLSAGNSLPLCGELRVEMPDTNLGKELSKFCRKFTVPLRQALRKAGKLTDKPHSKKPVAHVFFLTSTSAFIGYSWNGNNSQFAMGIPRLKFPADAPSRSTLKLEEAFHVFIPKNEWEERLAPGMWAVDLGACPGGWTYQLVRRSMFVHAIDNGMMADSLMETGQVKHHQVDGFKFEPQRKNVTWLVCDMVEKPARVAQLMGEWLIDRWAKEAMFNLKLPMNRRYEEVRQDIEHLKTFLIDNGVKFTLQAKHLYHDREEITVHVRRTN
- a CDS encoding DUF423 domain-containing protein, giving the protein MQWIHPKGWARLAMIAACFLAGSSVALGAFAAHGLAHQLSASYLAVFKTGVQYQMWHALALMGCALWLQHSGSRWLRAGVLCLLLGTVLFSGSLYALTLLGMPKLGMITPIGGVTFLLGWSCLMIAAWRYR
- a CDS encoding alpha/beta family hydrolase; amino-acid sequence: MSECIDLQAELRIDEAQGKANGLFIFAHGAGAGMDHEFMQSVAQGLAELGVTVVRFNFPYMAEQQILGKKRPPNRAPVLLAHFAKVVAYCANRWSLPLYIGGKSMGGRMASLLMSDAENALSAELKAKIQGVVCLGFPFHPVGKPDRFKGEHLALAKCSTLILQGERDSFGNRSDCADYPLSPAVQLHWIGDGDHSFKPRKSSGRSHAQNIDEAVQVGAGFITKSYP
- a CDS encoding transcriptional regulator GcvA; its protein translation is MARRLPPLNSLKVFEAAARHLSFTRAAEELFVTQAAVSHQIKALEEFLALKLFRRRNRSLFLTEEGQSYFLDIKDIFAAISDATDKVLARSAKGTLTVSLTPSFAIQWLVPRLSDFNEQEPDIDVRIKAVDLDDGSLTDDVDVAIYYGRGNWPGLRVDKLYQETLIPVCSPKLLTGPKPMRQLADLAQHTLLHDTSRKEWKAYAKNNDLLNLNVNHGPIFSHSSMVLQAAIHGQGVALANSVLAQPDLEAGRLVCPFDEVLVSKNAFYVVSHDKHTDTGRVQAFRDWILARAEAEQEQALQY
- the csdA gene encoding cysteine desulfurase CsdA encodes the protein MTSFDIDAIRRQFPALCSNTAPVYLDSAATTQKPSAVIGALTAHYQGQTANVHRGLHQSSLQASNRFESARHTLAQFIHASCDQEIIWTRGATEALNLVAQSYGRHVLQTHDVILVSEMEHHANIVPWQLVAQQTGARVEKIPMLQDGRLDLTAYQQLLTQHSVKIVAVTQMSNVTGCINPIEKIAALAHQAGAVIVVDGAQAVAHLAIDVQALDADFYVFSGHKIYGPEGIGILYGKLPLLEQMPPWHGGGKMVTRVSFEGTQFTGVPAKFEAGTPNIGAAIALAAAVDWLEDLDRTQAEAHIHNLVERTKQAIEQNPALSDLRIVAPQPHSPLLSITMDGVHHSDLATLLDQQQIAVRSGHHCAHPLMDALNLSGTVRISFALYNNQHDVDRLLTALAKACDML
- the csdE gene encoding cysteine desulfurase sulfur acceptor subunit CsdE → MFDAYHQLTTEYDSDAVITLFTPLKQWEDKYRQVIQLGKKLPVLDASLKSQALSLAGCESQVWCLHEIKEGQLLFALDSDARIVRGLIVLILAAVNGKPPAEIAALDLEAYFAQLNLLEQLSASRSSGVRAIINHLQQLAADELAK